Proteins encoded by one window of Flavobacterium sp. N502540:
- a CDS encoding family 43 glycosylhydrolase, with translation MKKIYVVAVMLMLVSLSNTILAQNTKIPGKTEWFDPNKKATTYCNPINIGYNYTTENHNGIPESRRSSADPVIITFKGEYYLFATNQAGYFWSKDMSDWKFVYGSFQRKPADDDQCAPAAWVVNDTLFYVGSTWKRDHPIWKTADPKSGQWLRHVDKAMLPTWDPAIFQDDDKKVYMYYGSSGKLPLVGVEVDYNTWLPKGNQAAYEKLYKATEVEDIQRAYGEIKEVVGLDPANHGWERFGPNNDMEPAPWGNFIEGAWMTKHNGKYYMQYGAPATEFKGYANGVHVGNNPLGPFTYQKHNPMSYKPGGFVIGAGHGNTFADNYGNYWNTGTCKISIKDRFERRIDLFPAGFDKDDVMYSITSYGDFPIVLPTKKRNQEKGASSGWMLLSYKKPVTVSSSEDCMEVETHRMDNGGKKVYERFCYGAVNLTDENIQTYWSAKTADSGEWLQLDLGRQMQINALQINYADHKATQFNKAMDIYYQYKIFMSDDAVNWKLVVDKSKNAKDVPHDYVELTKAIKARYIKMVNVHNASGLFAISDFRVFGNGLAEKPQSVPDFKVDRNATDARNAMISWKKQANATGYNIYYGIAPDKLYNSIMVYDESSYDFRGLDKGTTYYFTIEAFNENGIGVKNEVVVVK, from the coding sequence ATGAAAAAAATATATGTAGTAGCTGTTATGCTGATGCTGGTTAGTTTAAGCAATACAATACTCGCGCAAAACACTAAAATTCCCGGTAAAACAGAATGGTTTGACCCCAATAAAAAAGCAACGACCTACTGTAATCCAATCAACATTGGATACAATTATACCACCGAAAATCACAATGGTATTCCGGAATCCCGACGTTCCAGTGCCGATCCGGTAATTATTACATTCAAAGGCGAATACTATTTGTTCGCGACCAATCAGGCGGGATATTTCTGGAGTAAAGACATGTCAGACTGGAAATTTGTATATGGAAGTTTTCAACGTAAGCCAGCCGACGACGATCAATGTGCACCTGCTGCTTGGGTAGTCAATGATACCTTATTTTATGTGGGTTCGACCTGGAAAAGAGATCATCCAATCTGGAAAACTGCTGACCCAAAATCAGGACAATGGCTGCGACATGTTGATAAAGCAATGCTGCCAACCTGGGATCCCGCCATTTTTCAGGATGATGATAAAAAAGTATACATGTATTACGGTTCAAGCGGAAAATTACCACTTGTAGGTGTAGAAGTAGATTATAACACCTGGCTTCCGAAAGGCAATCAGGCAGCTTATGAAAAACTGTACAAAGCCACCGAAGTAGAAGATATTCAGCGTGCTTATGGCGAGATAAAAGAGGTAGTAGGTTTAGATCCTGCCAATCATGGTTGGGAACGTTTTGGTCCCAATAATGATATGGAGCCAGCGCCTTGGGGTAATTTTATAGAAGGAGCCTGGATGACCAAACACAATGGCAAATATTACATGCAATACGGAGCTCCCGCTACCGAATTTAAAGGTTATGCCAATGGCGTTCATGTTGGTAACAACCCGTTAGGCCCATTCACCTATCAAAAACACAATCCTATGTCATACAAACCGGGAGGATTTGTAATCGGAGCGGGGCACGGAAACACTTTCGCAGATAATTATGGGAATTACTGGAATACCGGAACCTGTAAAATTTCTATCAAAGACCGTTTCGAACGTCGCATTGACCTATTTCCTGCTGGATTTGATAAAGACGATGTGATGTATTCGATTACTTCTTATGGGGATTTTCCAATTGTTCTTCCCACCAAAAAACGCAATCAGGAAAAAGGAGCTTCTTCCGGCTGGATGCTGCTTTCGTATAAAAAGCCTGTCACCGTTTCCTCTTCAGAAGATTGTATGGAAGTAGAAACTCACAGAATGGATAATGGAGGCAAAAAAGTATACGAGAGGTTTTGTTACGGAGCTGTGAATTTAACCGATGAAAATATTCAAACCTACTGGTCTGCAAAAACAGCTGATTCGGGTGAATGGTTACAGCTTGATTTAGGCCGACAAATGCAGATCAATGCCTTGCAGATCAACTATGCCGATCATAAAGCAACACAGTTCAATAAGGCAATGGATATTTATTATCAGTATAAAATCTTCATGTCAGATGACGCTGTAAACTGGAAATTGGTAGTTGATAAATCTAAAAATGCAAAAGACGTTCCGCATGATTATGTCGAGCTGACGAAAGCAATAAAAGCACGTTACATTAAAATGGTCAACGTTCATAATGCCTCCGGATTGTTTGCAATTTCAGATTTCAGAGTATTTGGAAACGGATTGGCAGAAAAACCACAGTCGGTTCCTGATTTTAAAGTAGACAGAAATGCAACTGATGCAAGAAACGCTATGATTTCCTGGAAAAAACAGGCGAACGCTACCGGTTACAATATTTATTACGGAATTGCACCGGACAAATTGTATAACAGCATTATGGTTTACGACGAAAGTTCGTATGATTTTAGAGGCCTGGATAAAGGAACCACATATTATTTTACAATTGAAGCCTTTAATGAAAACGGAATTGGTGTAAAAAATGAAGTAGTAGTAGTAAAATAA
- a CDS encoding glucoamylase family protein, whose product MVKISVLLLAFTFLGCNAQEKKETEKASSSAVKLTDDQLLATVQKETFKYFWDYAEPNSGLARERYHPDRIYPENDAHIVTTGGSGFGLMAIVSGMSQGYITKEKGVERLNKIADFLGKADRFHGAWSHWIDGNTGKVKPFGTKDNGGDLVETSFLVAGMITVREYLKDGSEKEKAVAQKYDALWKGVDWQWYTNNKNVLYWHWSPTYNWQMNFALEGYNECLITYVMAASSPTHAIDAKAYHEGWARSGGIVSSKTKYNIPLILKHNGAEEFGGPLFWTHYSYVGLDPNQLTDKYANYWDLNVNQVKIDYQYCLENPEKFKGYGADYWGLTASYSRNPDGSIGYDAHMPSNDKGVISPTAAISSIVYTPKESIAVIRNLYENHKKETFGEAGFYDALSLQNNWVAKRYLAIDQGPEVVMIENYRTGLLWKLFMNAPEVKQGLVKLGFKSGKYGF is encoded by the coding sequence ATGGTTAAAATTTCAGTTTTACTATTAGCTTTTACTTTTTTGGGCTGTAATGCACAAGAAAAAAAAGAAACAGAAAAGGCTTCATCATCTGCAGTAAAATTAACAGACGATCAGCTTTTAGCTACGGTTCAAAAAGAGACGTTTAAATATTTTTGGGATTATGCTGAGCCAAATTCAGGATTAGCCAGAGAGCGTTACCATCCGGATAGAATTTACCCTGAAAACGATGCCCATATTGTAACCACAGGAGGTTCCGGTTTTGGATTGATGGCTATTGTTTCCGGAATGTCACAAGGATATATAACGAAAGAAAAAGGAGTTGAAAGACTGAACAAAATTGCTGATTTTTTAGGCAAAGCTGATCGTTTTCATGGAGCATGGTCGCATTGGATAGATGGAAATACAGGAAAAGTAAAACCTTTTGGAACCAAAGATAATGGTGGAGATTTAGTCGAAACTTCATTTTTGGTTGCAGGAATGATTACCGTTCGCGAATATCTAAAAGACGGTTCGGAGAAAGAAAAAGCGGTAGCTCAAAAATACGACGCACTTTGGAAAGGAGTAGACTGGCAGTGGTACACTAATAATAAAAATGTTTTGTACTGGCACTGGTCACCAACTTACAACTGGCAAATGAATTTTGCTCTTGAAGGCTACAACGAATGTCTGATTACCTATGTCATGGCAGCCTCTTCACCAACACATGCGATCGATGCAAAAGCATATCACGAAGGCTGGGCGAGAAGCGGCGGAATCGTTTCTTCTAAAACAAAATACAATATTCCTCTAATTCTAAAACACAATGGAGCCGAGGAATTTGGCGGACCATTGTTCTGGACACATTATTCGTATGTAGGACTTGATCCGAACCAACTGACAGATAAGTATGCCAACTATTGGGATCTGAATGTCAATCAGGTAAAAATTGATTATCAGTATTGCCTTGAAAACCCGGAGAAATTTAAAGGATACGGAGCCGATTATTGGGGCTTAACCGCATCTTATTCCAGAAATCCTGATGGATCTATTGGGTACGATGCTCATATGCCAAGCAACGATAAAGGAGTTATCTCTCCAACGGCTGCTATTAGTTCAATTGTTTATACACCAAAAGAATCAATCGCTGTAATTAGAAATTTATACGAAAATCATAAAAAGGAAACTTTTGGAGAGGCAGGGTTTTATGACGCGCTAAGTCTGCAGAATAATTGGGTTGCAAAACGTTACCTGGCTATCGATCAGGGACCTGAAGTAGTAATGATTGAAAATTATCGTACCGGTTTGCTTTGGAAATTATTCATGAATGCTCCCGAAGTAAAACAAGGTTTGGTTAAGCTTGGTTTTAAATCCGGAAAGTACGGATTCTAA
- the bglX gene encoding beta-glucosidase BglX, with amino-acid sequence MKNKLVLLFLGCAVLGYAQKKNTKNTVKIKPKSEFVAELLSKMTLDEKLGQLNLPTSGDITTGQANSSDVAKKIAEGKVGGLFNIKSVQKIREVQRIAVEKSRLKIPLIFGMDVIHGYETTFPIPLGLSCTWDMNLIERSARIAAQEASADGINWTFSPMVDVSRDPRWGRVSEGSGEDPYLGSQIAKAMVNGYQQNDLSKNNSIMACVKHFALYGAPEAGRDYNTVDMSHIRMFNDYFPPYKAAVDAGVGSVMASFNEIDGIPATGNKWLMTDVLRKQWGFKGFVVTDFTGIPEMIEHGMGDLQAVSALSLNAGVEMDMVGEGFLGTLKKSLDEKKVTIETIDNAVKLILEAKYDLGLFSDPYKYCDANRAKTEIFTANSRKEARSTAAQSLVLLKNQNQLLPLKKSGTIALIGPLADAKENMPGTWSVATRMENAISLLAGIKEVAGASTKVLYAKGSNLDYDEEFETKATMFGKTLHRDGRSKEELLAEALKVANQSDVIVAALGESAEMSGESSSRTNLEIPQAQKDLLNALLKTGKPVVLVLFDGRPLVIKEESETVPAILNVWFAGTEAGYAIADVLFGDVNPSGKLTSTFPRSVGQLPIYYAHKNTGRPLVNTEGKFEKFRSNYIDERNEPLFPFGFGLSYTAFEYSNLKISSDKMNSGEKLKVTVDVANTGNYDGKETVQLYIRDVVGSVTRPVRELKNFQKITLKKGEKQTVTFEITVEDLKFYNSALQFVAEPGQFDVFVGGNSNAEKKVSFVLTN; translated from the coding sequence ATGAAGAACAAATTAGTCTTACTGTTTTTAGGATGTGCTGTTCTGGGGTATGCTCAGAAAAAGAACACTAAGAATACAGTAAAAATAAAACCAAAATCGGAGTTTGTAGCAGAGTTATTGTCAAAGATGACACTGGATGAAAAATTAGGGCAGCTTAATTTACCAACCTCCGGAGATATTACTACAGGACAGGCAAACAGTTCTGATGTGGCGAAAAAAATTGCTGAAGGTAAAGTTGGAGGTTTGTTCAATATTAAATCTGTTCAAAAAATTAGAGAAGTACAAAGAATTGCCGTGGAAAAAAGTCGTCTGAAAATTCCATTAATTTTCGGAATGGATGTGATTCACGGTTACGAAACTACTTTCCCGATTCCGTTAGGATTATCTTGTACCTGGGACATGAATCTTATTGAAAGAAGTGCCAGAATTGCAGCGCAGGAAGCGAGTGCAGATGGGATTAACTGGACATTCTCTCCAATGGTCGATGTTTCTCGTGATCCGCGTTGGGGAAGAGTTTCTGAAGGTTCAGGAGAAGATCCGTATTTGGGAAGCCAGATTGCAAAAGCAATGGTAAACGGTTACCAGCAAAACGATCTTTCTAAAAACAATTCGATTATGGCCTGTGTAAAACACTTTGCTTTATACGGAGCACCGGAAGCAGGTCGTGATTACAACACGGTTGATATGAGTCATATCCGAATGTTCAACGATTATTTTCCTCCATACAAAGCTGCTGTTGACGCAGGTGTAGGTTCTGTAATGGCTTCTTTCAACGAGATTGACGGAATTCCTGCAACAGGAAACAAATGGCTGATGACAGATGTTTTAAGAAAACAATGGGGCTTTAAAGGTTTCGTGGTTACCGATTTTACCGGGATCCCTGAAATGATCGAGCACGGAATGGGAGATTTACAAGCTGTTTCGGCGCTTTCGTTAAATGCAGGTGTTGAAATGGACATGGTTGGTGAAGGTTTTTTAGGAACTTTGAAAAAATCATTAGATGAGAAAAAAGTAACGATAGAGACCATCGATAATGCTGTTAAACTTATTCTGGAAGCAAAATACGATTTAGGCTTATTTAGTGATCCTTATAAGTATTGTGATGCTAATAGAGCAAAAACAGAAATTTTTACTGCAAACAGCAGAAAAGAAGCTCGTTCGACAGCAGCACAATCATTGGTGTTGTTAAAAAACCAAAATCAATTGTTACCACTTAAAAAATCAGGAACAATTGCTTTAATCGGACCCTTGGCAGATGCCAAAGAAAACATGCCGGGAACCTGGAGTGTAGCTACAAGAATGGAAAATGCAATCTCACTTTTGGCAGGAATCAAAGAAGTGGCAGGAGCATCAACAAAAGTTTTATATGCCAAAGGAAGCAACTTAGATTACGATGAAGAGTTTGAAACTAAAGCTACCATGTTTGGTAAAACTTTACACCGTGACGGACGTTCGAAAGAAGAGTTACTGGCCGAAGCTTTAAAAGTAGCCAATCAGTCAGACGTAATTGTTGCGGCACTTGGAGAATCTGCAGAGATGAGCGGTGAATCAAGCAGCCGTACAAATTTGGAAATTCCTCAGGCCCAAAAAGATTTATTAAACGCCTTACTAAAAACAGGAAAACCAGTCGTTTTAGTATTGTTTGACGGTCGTCCGTTAGTAATTAAAGAAGAGAGCGAAACCGTTCCGGCTATTTTAAATGTTTGGTTCGCAGGTACAGAAGCGGGTTATGCTATTGCTGATGTTTTGTTTGGAGATGTAAATCCTTCAGGAAAACTAACATCAACCTTCCCAAGAAGTGTTGGTCAGCTGCCAATTTACTATGCACACAAAAATACAGGAAGACCGTTGGTTAATACAGAAGGGAAGTTCGAAAAGTTCAGATCCAATTATATTGACGAAAGAAACGAGCCATTGTTTCCATTTGGTTTTGGGTTAAGTTATACCGCTTTTGAGTATTCAAACCTGAAAATTTCATCTGATAAAATGAACTCAGGCGAAAAGCTAAAAGTAACGGTAGATGTGGCTAATACAGGAAATTATGATGGAAAAGAAACGGTTCAATTGTACATCAGAGATGTAGTAGGATCAGTTACAAGACCTGTAAGAGAACTTAAAAATTTCCAAAAAATAACTCTTAAAAAAGGAGAAAAACAAACCGTGACATTCGAGATCACTGTTGAAGATTTAAAATTTTATAACTCTGCTTTACAATTTGTGGCAGAACCTGGACAGTTTGATGTTTTCGTTGGTGGAAATTCAAATGCCGAGAAGAAAGTTAGTTTTGTATTAACTAATTAA
- a CDS encoding glycerophosphodiester phosphodiesterase family protein translates to MNTTKALRISLLLTITIAFQSCCVKENAIVAHRGAWKKNNLPENSIAALRHAIDLKLPGSEFDVWRTADDSLVINHDAHYNKLLIEETNYADLIKFKLSNGEKLPTLYEYIAEGKRNNKRTLLVCEIKPSEISKERGRKTALRTVETIQKLKADKNTCYISFDYEILKQIREVDSRASLQYLEGNKSPKEVKADHINGVDYHYSVFKKHPEWIKEAKEYKVVLNAWTVNETADMDWIIDHKFNYITTNEPELLEQRIKQKK, encoded by the coding sequence ATGAATACTACTAAAGCACTTCGGATATCATTACTTTTAACAATAACAATTGCTTTTCAGTCCTGCTGTGTGAAAGAAAATGCAATTGTGGCACATCGCGGAGCATGGAAAAAGAACAATCTCCCTGAAAATTCTATAGCAGCTCTAAGACATGCCATCGACTTAAAACTTCCCGGTTCAGAGTTTGACGTATGGAGAACAGCCGATGATTCACTTGTAATCAATCATGATGCACATTACAACAAATTGCTGATTGAGGAAACAAATTATGCCGATCTTATAAAGTTTAAACTTTCAAACGGAGAAAAGCTTCCAACCTTGTACGAGTATATTGCTGAAGGTAAGCGAAATAATAAACGTACACTTTTGGTCTGCGAAATAAAACCTTCAGAAATAAGTAAAGAAAGAGGAAGAAAAACGGCATTGAGGACCGTAGAAACAATTCAAAAGCTTAAAGCAGATAAAAATACCTGCTACATTAGTTTTGATTACGAAATTCTGAAACAAATCAGAGAAGTCGATTCCCGGGCAAGTTTACAGTATCTCGAAGGAAACAAATCTCCAAAAGAAGTTAAAGCAGATCATATAAACGGCGTTGATTATCATTATTCAGTATTTAAGAAGCATCCAGAATGGATCAAAGAAGCCAAAGAGTATAAAGTTGTTTTAAATGCCTGGACGGTAAACGAAACGGCCGATATGGACTGGATAATTGATCATAAATTCAATTATATCACGACCAATGAACCGGAGTTGTTAGAACAAAGGATAAAACAGAAAAAATAG
- a CDS encoding RagB/SusD family nutrient uptake outer membrane protein → MKRIYISMFVLSGLFLSGCADDFLDVSPTESIPATDVELVNNDAGASGFVTAIYNQFLGWDMSSFGWNAVTSIISDDADKGSDPGDTGADKDIIDALTYNASTPSFQSTWNAHYAGINRCNQALAIFPKLDKVTPALKVRLEGEAKFFRAFMYFTLVKGYGGVPIIDHLPIPGSEGDRIMQLTRKTPAEVYAFIEKDLNDAITNLPDKSAYAAEDKSRVSKGSAYALLAKVNLYQKNWQKVIDNCDKVTGYSLVADYALQYKKAGEFGPESIFEINGIGSTSSPGFGIGNYSVSQAPRGAGGWGWGFNTPTQGLADAYEAGDVRRAATIIFRGSVLYDGRPVPATVANPMYNYKAYSSDFYNQEFTDTNLRYLRYAEVLLMKAEALNELGQTSAAIPLVNMIRKRAGLGDTPFTSQTDVRKAIWKERRLEMAFEHDRWFDLVRTGQAQAAMAADGKTFVVGKHELFPIPTTFLREAGGLSQQNPGGY, encoded by the coding sequence ATGAAAAGAATATATATATCAATGTTTGTGTTATCCGGATTATTTCTTTCAGGATGCGCAGATGATTTTTTAGACGTAAGCCCTACAGAATCAATTCCGGCAACAGATGTAGAGTTGGTCAATAACGACGCAGGAGCTTCAGGTTTTGTAACCGCAATTTACAATCAGTTTTTAGGATGGGATATGTCTTCTTTTGGATGGAATGCCGTTACGAGTATCATTTCTGATGATGCAGATAAAGGTTCTGATCCTGGAGATACCGGAGCAGATAAGGACATTATCGATGCGTTAACCTATAATGCTTCAACGCCTTCATTTCAGTCTACCTGGAATGCTCATTATGCCGGAATAAACAGATGTAATCAGGCCTTGGCTATTTTTCCAAAATTGGATAAGGTGACGCCTGCTTTAAAAGTAAGATTAGAAGGAGAAGCTAAGTTTTTCAGAGCTTTTATGTATTTCACTTTAGTAAAAGGTTACGGTGGTGTTCCAATTATTGATCATTTGCCAATTCCGGGTTCAGAGGGTGACAGAATTATGCAATTAACCCGTAAAACACCGGCTGAAGTCTATGCATTCATTGAAAAAGATTTAAATGATGCCATTACAAATTTACCGGATAAATCAGCTTATGCAGCAGAAGATAAAAGCCGTGTTTCTAAAGGCTCTGCTTATGCTCTATTAGCAAAGGTAAATCTGTATCAAAAAAATTGGCAAAAAGTAATTGACAATTGTGATAAAGTAACAGGATATTCTTTAGTAGCTGATTATGCGCTACAATATAAAAAAGCAGGAGAATTTGGTCCTGAATCTATTTTTGAAATTAATGGAATTGGTTCAACTTCAAGCCCTGGTTTTGGAATTGGAAACTATTCTGTTTCTCAGGCACCACGTGGTGCAGGAGGATGGGGTTGGGGTTTCAATACACCTACTCAGGGACTGGCAGATGCCTATGAGGCAGGCGACGTAAGAAGAGCAGCAACTATTATTTTCAGAGGTTCAGTTTTATACGATGGAAGACCGGTACCGGCTACTGTAGCCAATCCAATGTACAATTACAAAGCTTACTCTTCAGATTTCTACAATCAGGAATTTACAGATACTAATCTTAGATATTTAAGATATGCTGAGGTATTATTAATGAAGGCGGAAGCTTTGAATGAATTGGGACAAACATCAGCAGCAATTCCTTTAGTGAATATGATTCGTAAAAGAGCAGGTTTAGGAGATACTCCTTTTACTTCTCAAACCGATGTTAGAAAAGCAATCTGGAAAGAAAGAAGATTAGAAATGGCTTTCGAACATGACAGATGGTTTGACCTTGTAAGAACAGGACAAGCGCAGGCTGCTATGGCTGCCGACGGAAAAACGTTCGTTGTTGGTAAACATGAATTATTTCCAATTCCTACTACATTCTTAAGAGAAGCGGGTGGACTTTCACAACAAAATCCGGGAGGTTACTAA
- a CDS encoding SusC/RagA family TonB-linked outer membrane protein yields the protein MKNFIFSFLALLLLPAYMSGQAIKGKVVDSNGMGVPGAIIAASNSRVSADADFDGNFAINAKVGEILKISMLGFEPVSVAATSAPMTITLKEAGDTVLKDVVVIGYGTRKKIDNTSAISSIKSEEITKMKVLNASQAIQGKAAGVQVSASDAPGSTPSVIIRGAGSAIGGKNPLYVVDGMPTENINNINANDITSYEILKDASSLAIYGTRGANGVIMITTKSGKGKLTVDVESFAGIRTPLKKVRMANSDEYVRYSNAAYIKDFPQGRFSANQPYNTDWLDEITRTGSYTQNNIAISGSSDNVKYFFSVGNYEEKGILNRSDYGRTTIRNNNEFKVSDKVRISQNMSVSTIKNTPMPLSAFTNAYRQSPLVPVRYPSGKYGVPFVSNGVVAETGASFNNVGNPVSQLDYTNEKQETVILQGGLKLDYDIFKSLKFTSQFNGEFFTYKQYNYVDNVALWLAADPSRVVSAYDTKSLNTNTLTRGRDQYFNWNLSNYLTFNKVFAQIHDVEVTAGIEANVQGTREKLTIDRKNVNPNSNYWSLKDINVASSVTGYKDEALNQRRLASYFARFQYKLMDRYLITGTVRRDGSSQFAEDKRWGTFPSVGLGWIVSKESFLSNIESLNLLKLRGSWGRLGNQNVPLNKQVFTSGVDVPGLGSGTTINSQVDPNLTWEIVEELSGGFDFELFSNRLKGSFDLYDKKTTNTILNVIPYATSGYNVSTYSHIGEVSNKGYEISLRWDDKITDDLSYWVGGNYSHNKNELSSLKNAQIAAIVGGSLGNGQNTKLLDRTSLGQPLGSFYMYEYAGLDPTTGKMLYYTAAGDKVVQSALNERTDKKYVGTVLPTSMYGITLGVNYKNFDFSVDGYGTGGAKVYNGKKAQRFGGENIEASVARDFWTPTNTTASNPVPSNETPYASTFFLESADYFRINNMSLGYKLSLKEDMFFNYCRIYINAINPFITQKYSGFSPDIVSDGKLVEGTQGVELDAYPSLRSFVIGANLKF from the coding sequence ATGAAAAATTTTATTTTTAGCTTTTTAGCGCTTTTGCTATTGCCGGCTTATATGTCTGGACAAGCAATTAAAGGAAAAGTAGTAGACAGTAATGGAATGGGAGTTCCCGGAGCAATTATTGCTGCTTCAAACTCACGAGTTTCTGCTGATGCTGATTTCGACGGAAATTTTGCCATAAATGCCAAGGTGGGGGAGATACTAAAAATCTCGATGTTGGGCTTTGAGCCTGTTTCTGTGGCAGCAACTTCCGCACCAATGACTATTACTTTAAAAGAAGCAGGTGATACTGTATTAAAAGATGTAGTTGTAATTGGATACGGAACAAGAAAGAAAATTGATAATACTTCAGCGATAAGCTCTATTAAATCTGAAGAGATTACAAAAATGAAGGTGCTAAATGCTTCTCAGGCCATACAAGGTAAGGCAGCAGGGGTTCAGGTATCTGCTTCAGATGCACCCGGAAGTACGCCTTCGGTAATCATTAGAGGTGCCGGTAGTGCTATTGGAGGAAAAAATCCTTTGTATGTAGTAGATGGTATGCCAACGGAGAATATCAATAACATTAATGCAAATGATATTACCTCATACGAGATTTTAAAAGATGCTTCTTCCTTAGCTATTTATGGTACAAGAGGTGCAAATGGTGTAATTATGATCACCACAAAATCCGGAAAAGGAAAGCTTACAGTAGATGTAGAAAGCTTTGCCGGAATCAGAACTCCTTTGAAAAAGGTTAGAATGGCAAATAGCGACGAATATGTTCGCTATAGTAATGCCGCTTACATTAAAGATTTTCCACAAGGAAGATTTTCAGCTAACCAGCCTTACAATACCGATTGGCTTGATGAAATCACAAGAACGGGATCCTATACGCAAAACAATATTGCCATTTCAGGATCTTCAGATAATGTAAAATACTTTTTTAGTGTTGGAAATTACGAAGAAAAAGGAATTTTGAACCGATCTGATTATGGTAGAACTACAATTCGAAACAATAATGAATTTAAAGTTTCAGATAAAGTTAGAATAAGTCAGAATATGAGTGTGAGTACCATAAAAAATACTCCAATGCCTTTAAGCGCTTTTACCAATGCTTACAGACAATCTCCTCTTGTTCCTGTTCGTTATCCTAGTGGAAAATATGGAGTACCGTTTGTTTCAAATGGAGTGGTTGCTGAAACCGGTGCATCTTTCAATAATGTTGGAAATCCTGTATCTCAATTGGATTATACAAACGAAAAACAAGAAACGGTTATTCTGCAAGGAGGATTGAAACTGGATTATGACATTTTCAAGTCCTTAAAATTTACTTCTCAGTTTAATGGAGAGTTTTTTACTTACAAACAATATAATTATGTAGATAACGTGGCTCTTTGGCTGGCTGCGGATCCTAGTAGAGTAGTATCAGCTTACGATACTAAAAGTTTAAATACAAATACTTTAACAAGAGGCAGAGATCAGTATTTCAACTGGAATTTATCTAATTATTTGACTTTTAACAAGGTTTTTGCTCAAATTCATGATGTTGAAGTTACAGCCGGTATTGAGGCCAACGTACAGGGAACGAGAGAAAAATTAACGATTGACAGAAAAAACGTAAATCCAAATTCAAACTACTGGTCTTTAAAAGATATTAATGTTGCAAGTTCCGTAACAGGTTATAAAGACGAAGCGTTGAATCAGAGAAGATTAGCGTCTTATTTTGCCCGTTTTCAGTATAAATTAATGGACCGATATTTAATTACAGGTACGGTTAGACGTGACGGATCGTCTCAATTTGCTGAAGACAAACGTTGGGGAACATTCCCATCAGTTGGTTTAGGTTGGATTGTATCAAAAGAAAGTTTTTTAAGTAACATTGAATCCCTTAATTTATTAAAACTAAGAGGATCATGGGGGAGATTAGGAAATCAGAATGTTCCATTAAATAAACAGGTTTTTACTTCAGGAGTTGATGTTCCCGGACTTGGCTCAGGAACAACGATTAATTCGCAGGTAGATCCTAATTTAACATGGGAAATAGTGGAAGAACTTTCAGGAGGATTTGATTTTGAATTGTTCAGTAACAGATTAAAAGGATCTTTTGATTTGTATGACAAGAAAACGACCAATACCATTTTGAATGTTATACCTTATGCAACTTCAGGATATAATGTTTCAACCTATTCCCATATCGGAGAAGTATCAAACAAAGGATATGAAATTTCTTTGCGTTGGGATGATAAAATAACCGATGATTTAAGTTATTGGGTAGGAGGAAATTATTCACATAATAAAAATGAACTTTCTAGTCTTAAAAATGCCCAAATAGCTGCAATCGTAGGAGGAAGTTTGGGGAATGGTCAAAATACCAAATTATTAGACAGAACTTCATTAGGACAGCCTTTAGGAAGTTTTTACATGTATGAATATGCCGGACTTGACCCTACAACTGGTAAAATGTTATACTATACAGCTGCTGGTGATAAAGTGGTTCAGTCGGCATTAAACGAAAGAACCGATAAAAAATATGTTGGAACGGTTTTACCAACTTCAATGTATGGAATTACTTTGGGAGTAAATTATAAAAACTTTGATTTTTCGGTTGATGGTTACGGAACTGGAGGTGCAAAAGTGTACAATGGAAAAAAAGCACAGCGTTTTGGAGGTGAAAATATTGAAGCATCCGTGGCTCGTGATTTCTGGACACCAACTAATACAACGGCTTCAAATCCGGTACCTTCTAATGAAACTCCCTATGCTTCCACTTTCTTCCTGGAATCAGCAGATTACTTCAGAATCAATAACATGAGCTTAGGATACAAGCTATCTTTAAAAGAAGATATGTTCTTTAACTATTGCAGAATTTATATAAATGCAATTAATCCGTTTATTACCCAAAAGTACTCGGGGTTTTCTCCTGATATCGTTAGTGATGGTAAATTGGTTGAAGGTACTCAGGGAGTTGAGTTAGACGCTTATCCGTCATTAAGATCATTTGTTATCGGTGCTAATTTAAAATTTTAA